The proteins below are encoded in one region of Casimicrobium huifangae:
- a CDS encoding ECF-type sigma factor → MQHPTAATVEPPLVELIDAIHDAPTALAGPLARFAGGDETEAQAVVDELTPQIYAALKRVARAQLRHERADHTLQSTALVNEAYARMCEATGLSPRDRSHFFRLAARIMRHVLVDHARAKRAVKRGGDVHITRLDRTLTGYADHATRQLVARDADATDAAVAQEMDFIALDQALQRLQALSPRQADVVHLRFFGDLSIEATAEVLGLSIATVKRDWAVARLFLQREIAAARDE, encoded by the coding sequence ATGCAGCACCCGACCGCCGCGACCGTTGAACCGCCACTGGTCGAATTGATCGATGCCATCCACGATGCACCAACAGCGCTTGCAGGCCCGCTGGCGCGCTTCGCCGGTGGCGACGAAACCGAGGCGCAGGCGGTGGTGGACGAGCTGACGCCGCAGATCTACGCGGCGTTGAAGCGCGTCGCGCGCGCACAACTGCGCCACGAACGGGCCGACCACACGCTGCAGAGCACCGCACTGGTCAACGAAGCCTACGCGCGCATGTGCGAGGCAACCGGCCTGTCGCCTCGGGATCGCAGCCATTTTTTCCGCCTTGCTGCGCGCATCATGCGTCACGTGCTGGTGGATCACGCCCGGGCGAAACGTGCTGTCAAGCGTGGTGGTGACGTGCACATCACCCGCCTCGACCGCACGCTCACCGGCTACGCCGATCACGCCACCCGCCAGCTCGTTGCGCGCGACGCGGACGCGACTGACGCGGCCGTAGCGCAGGAGATGGATTTCATCGCACTTGATCAGGCCCTGCAGCGTTTGCAGGCGCTCAGCCCCCGGCAGGCCGACGTCGTACATCTGCGTTTTTTCGGCGACCTGTCGATTGAGGCGACGGCGGAGGTGCTGGGCCTTTCCATCGCCACTGTGAAGCGAGACTGGGCGGTTGCCCGTTTGTTCCTGCAACGCGAAATCGCGGCCGCTCGCGATGAGTGA
- a CDS encoding LysR family transcriptional regulator — MNLDDLRLFVRVAELGTLSSVARERDVAVSQISRTMSQLEAHCGVQLLRRTTHGLSLTAEGEVFLGYCRNIAQTLDELDGEFTSRARNVRGVVRVAVSANMAQHVLVPSLPALVARHPGLTIELQVSDALVDMSRDGIDIAIRTGSTQTEEVIARQIGSHGRRLYASPAYLKKHGKPKHPDDLAKHRIITTSTAPRLNDWPFVIDGKMVVRPTHGQLRASSTAITQEMALAGLGICRVHDLIAAPLVRRGELVEVLARFTDQQVVPVYAMMLPERHRLPKIRACVDFWAEWLPQFSDSQQ; from the coding sequence ATGAATCTTGACGACCTGCGGCTGTTCGTACGGGTGGCAGAGTTGGGCACGCTGTCGTCGGTGGCGCGCGAGCGTGACGTGGCTGTGAGCCAGATCTCGCGGACGATGAGCCAGCTTGAAGCACATTGCGGCGTGCAACTTCTGCGCCGGACGACGCACGGCCTGTCGCTGACGGCGGAAGGCGAGGTGTTCCTCGGCTATTGCCGCAACATCGCGCAGACGCTGGACGAACTCGACGGCGAATTCACCTCACGCGCCCGCAATGTGCGTGGCGTGGTGCGCGTCGCAGTAAGCGCCAACATGGCGCAGCACGTGCTGGTGCCAAGCCTGCCGGCGCTGGTGGCACGGCATCCGGGCCTCACCATCGAGCTGCAGGTGAGCGATGCGCTGGTCGACATGAGCCGCGACGGTATCGACATCGCCATCCGCACCGGCAGCACCCAAACCGAGGAGGTCATCGCCCGCCAGATTGGCAGCCACGGGCGCCGACTCTACGCCAGCCCTGCTTACCTCAAAAAGCACGGCAAGCCAAAGCACCCGGACGACCTGGCGAAACATCGCATCATCACTACCAGCACCGCGCCGCGACTCAACGACTGGCCGTTTGTGATCGACGGCAAGATGGTCGTGCGCCCAACGCACGGTCAGCTGCGCGCCAGCAGTACGGCGATCACCCAGGAAATGGCGCTGGCTGGCCTCGGCATCTGTCGCGTGCACGACCTGATCGCGGCACCGCTGGTGCGGCGTGGCGAACTGGTCGAAGTGCTCGCCAGATTCACCGACCAGCAGGTGGTGCCGGTTTACGCGATGATGCTGCCCGAGCGGCACCGGCTACCGAAGATTCGGGCTTGCGTGGATTTCTGGGCGGAGTGGCTGCCGCAATTCAGCGATTCACAGCAATAG
- a CDS encoding tautomerase family protein codes for MPLVTLTTCKPQSADCKSVVLDAIHAALVSVGVPAADRFQRVIELAPDNVRIDPGYPDVAGARSDNFLLIEILWSVGRSVKVKRALLADLMARLMAGGIDTEQVMVVFKEVGWENWSFAGGRILHA; via the coding sequence ATGCCGCTGGTCACCCTCACCACCTGCAAGCCGCAAAGCGCCGATTGCAAATCCGTCGTACTTGATGCCATTCATGCTGCGCTGGTCAGCGTGGGCGTGCCGGCGGCTGACCGCTTTCAGCGCGTCATCGAGCTTGCGCCGGACAATGTCCGCATCGACCCGGGCTATCCCGATGTTGCGGGCGCCCGTAGTGACAACTTTCTGCTGATCGAAATTCTCTGGTCAGTCGGGCGCAGCGTGAAGGTGAAGCGTGCGCTGCTCGCCGATCTGATGGCGCGGCTCATGGCCGGTGGCATCGATACCGAACAGGTCATGGTGGTGTTCAAGGAAGTCGGCTGGGAGAACTGGTCATTCGCCGGTGGGCGGATACTGCACGCCTAG
- a CDS encoding DMT family protein, which produces MTSLPLWAQTAGLLILSNVFMTFAWYGHLKNLASKPWWIAALVSWGIALFEYLLQVPANRLGATEFSIAQLKIMQEVITLAVFVPFAVYYMNQPVKLDFLWAGLCLLGAVYFVFRGA; this is translated from the coding sequence ATGACCAGTCTTCCACTTTGGGCCCAGACCGCCGGCCTCCTGATCCTGTCCAACGTCTTCATGACCTTTGCCTGGTACGGGCATCTGAAGAATCTGGCCAGCAAACCGTGGTGGATCGCCGCGCTGGTGAGCTGGGGTATTGCGCTGTTCGAATACCTGCTGCAGGTGCCGGCAAATCGGCTCGGCGCTACCGAGTTTTCGATCGCGCAACTGAAGATCATGCAGGAGGTGATCACGCTCGCGGTGTTCGTGCCGTTCGCGGTGTACTACATGAACCAGCCGGTCAAGCTGGATTTTCTGTGGGCGGGGTTGTGTTTGCTCGGGGCGGTTTACTTTGTGTTCCGGGGCGCGTAG
- a CDS encoding TRAP transporter substrate-binding protein, protein MKLKAIASAIGVAAALTLSQGAWAQMKISISVAQNSHQGIAIDTMAKEVEKRTNGRIKIQPFYSGSLGGERESIEAVQLGTQELTFTSTGPVPNFVPEARILDIPFLFRDKAHARAVLDGPIGQEMLAKFEAKGFKALAWGENGVRHMTNNKRAVNAPEDLKGLKMRTMENPVHIAAYKGFGIVTTPMAFPEVFTALQQGTVDGQENPLSVIMAAKFEQVQKHLSLTGHVYSPAIFLMNKAAFDKLSAADKQIFLDAAKEAVKANRARVDEDDAKGVAELRSKGMQVIDVDKAKFVSALGPVNAEFEKQFGKANIDRIRAVK, encoded by the coding sequence ATGAAATTGAAAGCTATTGCTTCGGCAATCGGCGTCGCCGCCGCGCTCACCCTGTCGCAGGGCGCCTGGGCGCAAATGAAGATCAGCATTTCGGTCGCACAGAACTCGCATCAGGGTATCGCCATCGACACGATGGCGAAGGAAGTGGAGAAGCGCACCAATGGCCGCATCAAGATTCAGCCGTTCTATTCGGGTTCGCTCGGTGGCGAGCGCGAGTCGATCGAAGCAGTGCAACTGGGCACCCAGGAGCTGACTTTCACCTCCACCGGCCCGGTGCCGAACTTCGTGCCCGAGGCACGTATCCTCGACATCCCGTTCCTGTTCCGTGACAAGGCGCATGCCCGCGCGGTGCTCGACGGCCCGATCGGCCAGGAGATGCTGGCCAAATTCGAAGCCAAGGGCTTCAAGGCGCTGGCCTGGGGCGAGAACGGCGTGCGCCATATGACCAACAACAAGCGGGCCGTCAACGCACCGGAGGACCTGAAAGGCCTGAAGATGCGCACGATGGAGAACCCGGTGCACATTGCGGCCTACAAGGGCTTCGGCATCGTGACCACGCCGATGGCGTTCCCCGAAGTGTTCACTGCGCTGCAGCAGGGTACGGTGGATGGCCAGGAGAATCCGCTGTCGGTAATCATGGCCGCGAAGTTCGAGCAGGTTCAGAAGCATCTGTCGCTCACCGGTCACGTCTATTCACCCGCGATTTTCCTGATGAACAAGGCGGCCTTTGACAAGCTCTCTGCTGCCGACAAGCAAATATTCCTCGACGCCGCCAAGGAGGCTGTCAAGGCCAACCGTGCACGCGTGGACGAAGACGATGCCAAGGGCGTTGCCGAGCTGCGCTCGAAGGGCATGCAGGTCATTGACGTCGACAAGGCGAAGTTCGTCTCGGCGCTTGGCCCGGTTAACGCCGAGTTCGAAAAGCAGTTCGGCAAGGCGAACATTGATCGTATCCGCGCGGTGAAGTAG
- a CDS encoding TRAP transporter small permease, which yields MKQMFLRLERATTALSMYFACAMLAMAAGLGVFQILTRFVLEKPAEWTEVLIRFSLIWMVFMGIPMAFRQGAMVSVDVLYRWASDRHKRVLDAVVMLASLLLIAVIIIVGWDYSQRGRVQTIIGLEDYSMFWAYIAMPVGGLFAVLGIVGNFLDPKRLELETAQ from the coding sequence ATGAAACAAATGTTTCTGCGCCTGGAGCGTGCGACGACGGCGCTGTCGATGTATTTCGCCTGTGCCATGCTGGCGATGGCGGCTGGGCTCGGTGTGTTTCAGATTCTCACGCGATTCGTGCTGGAAAAGCCCGCCGAGTGGACCGAAGTGCTGATCCGCTTCTCGCTGATCTGGATGGTGTTCATGGGCATCCCGATGGCGTTTCGCCAGGGCGCGATGGTGAGCGTGGATGTGCTTTACCGCTGGGCCAGTGATCGCCACAAGCGGGTGCTGGATGCGGTAGTGATGCTGGCGTCACTGCTGCTGATCGCGGTGATCATCATTGTCGGTTGGGACTATTCGCAGCGCGGCCGCGTGCAGACGATCATTGGCCTCGAAGACTATTCAATGTTCTGGGCCTACATTGCGATGCCGGTGGGCGGGCTGTTTGCCGTGCTGGGCATTGTCGGCAATTTCCTCGACCCGAAGCGGCTCGAGCTCGAAACCGCACAATAG
- a CDS encoding TRAP transporter large permease yields MSTAMLITMVLCFALTISVAVSIGLAAVFGIYIGNVNMLVSVKEMFSSINKFPLAAIPFFILAGNLMETGGISRRLVNFAKSIVGGVQGGLPMTCVLTCMIFAAVSGSSVATTFAIGAILIPALIKHGYPTNWAAALQATSAELGVIIPPSIPMILYGVSAEISIGELFIAGFGPGFLIGGGLMLYVYLLCKRKGWGKQDGDGKLPLSSAFADFALIGGGIALLVLGNKVVGPALFGTGHDEQSFDRYTDMVGVVMFTLYFIVLSLIPKLRASLNGRAAYALMMPVIILGGIYGGVFTPTEASAVAVVYALFVGMVVYREIGLRDLLPIFRKSTLSSSVIMFIIANAGLFAYLITRAGVPDAIGHFLKEWLQSPMLFLLGVNAALFVIGMFIETSAAIIVLAPILAPVAVHFGIDPVHFGIVMVVNLALGMITPPFGVNLFAACTVARISLDRIITQLVPFVLVVLTCLMVITYVPQISLFLRDVVYAKGG; encoded by the coding sequence TTGTCTACCGCCATGCTCATCACGATGGTGCTGTGCTTTGCACTCACCATCTCGGTCGCCGTATCCATCGGGCTCGCTGCCGTGTTCGGCATTTACATCGGGAACGTCAACATGCTGGTGTCGGTGAAGGAGATGTTCTCCTCCATCAACAAGTTCCCGCTGGCCGCGATTCCGTTCTTCATCCTCGCCGGTAACCTGATGGAGACCGGCGGCATCTCGCGGCGCCTGGTTAACTTTGCCAAGAGCATCGTCGGCGGCGTGCAGGGCGGCCTGCCGATGACCTGCGTGCTGACCTGCATGATCTTCGCTGCGGTATCAGGATCGTCAGTAGCAACCACCTTCGCCATCGGCGCCATTCTCATTCCGGCGCTGATCAAGCACGGCTACCCGACCAACTGGGCTGCTGCGCTGCAGGCAACCAGCGCCGAGCTGGGCGTGATCATCCCGCCGTCGATTCCGATGATCCTCTACGGTGTGTCGGCCGAAATTTCGATTGGTGAGCTGTTCATCGCGGGCTTTGGGCCCGGCTTTCTGATTGGCGGCGGACTGATGCTCTATGTCTACCTCCTCTGCAAACGCAAAGGCTGGGGCAAGCAGGATGGCGACGGCAAGCTGCCGTTGTCTTCTGCGTTCGCCGATTTCGCGCTGATTGGTGGTGGCATCGCGCTGCTGGTGCTGGGCAACAAGGTTGTCGGTCCGGCGCTGTTCGGCACCGGTCATGACGAGCAGTCGTTTGACCGCTACACGGATATGGTGGGCGTCGTGATGTTCACGCTTTACTTCATTGTCCTTTCGCTGATTCCGAAGCTGCGCGCCAGCCTCAATGGCCGCGCTGCCTATGCGCTGATGATGCCGGTGATCATCCTCGGCGGCATCTACGGTGGTGTGTTCACGCCGACCGAGGCTTCGGCGGTGGCCGTGGTCTACGCGCTGTTCGTCGGCATGGTGGTGTACCGCGAGATTGGCCTGCGCGACCTGCTGCCGATTTTTCGCAAGAGCACGCTGTCGTCGTCGGTGATCATGTTCATCATTGCCAACGCCGGGCTATTTGCCTATCTGATCACCCGCGCGGGTGTGCCGGACGCGATCGGGCATTTCCTCAAGGAATGGTTGCAGAGCCCGATGCTGTTTCTGCTCGGCGTCAACGCCGCGTTGTTTGTGATTGGCATGTTCATCGAAACCAGCGCCGCGATCATCGTACTGGCGCCAATTCTGGCGCCGGTCGCCGTGCACTTTGGCATCGATCCGGTGCACTTTGGCATCGTGATGGTGGTCAATCTCGCACTGGGCATGATCACGCCGCCGTTCGGGGTGAACCTGTTCGCCGCCTGCACGGTGGCCCGGATCTCGCTCGACCGCATCATTACGCAACTGGTGCCGTTCGTGCTGGTGGTGCTGACCTGTCTGATGGTGATCACGTATGTGCCGCAGATTTCGCTGTTCCTGCGTGACGTGGTTTACGCGAAGGGCGGTTAG
- a CDS encoding GNAT family N-acetyltransferase, with the protein MPAIEHPRLLNLPLRLEGEKVVLRPYAPGDGERFFAALEEDRTDLDRWMAWPASQHRTADEAESYVRNMAGKWLTRDALIMGIFSKDEQTLYGGTGFHGFDWKVPSLEIGWFLRKSARGQGIATEAIRLCCELAFEHIGANRVWGTIDVLNEASWRAAERAGFTREAHLRGECRDHHGVVRDTFVYAMLAREWVTG; encoded by the coding sequence GTGCCGGCCATCGAGCATCCGCGCTTACTCAATTTGCCGCTGCGGCTCGAGGGCGAGAAAGTCGTTCTGCGACCGTACGCGCCCGGAGACGGCGAGCGCTTCTTTGCGGCGCTGGAGGAAGACCGCACCGACCTTGATCGCTGGATGGCATGGCCGGCAAGCCAGCACAGAACAGCAGACGAGGCCGAATCCTACGTGCGCAACATGGCCGGCAAATGGCTTACCCGCGACGCGTTGATCATGGGCATCTTCTCGAAGGACGAGCAGACCTTGTACGGCGGTACCGGTTTTCACGGTTTCGACTGGAAAGTGCCGTCACTGGAAATCGGCTGGTTCCTGCGCAAGAGCGCACGCGGTCAGGGTATCGCGACTGAGGCGATCCGTCTTTGCTGCGAGCTTGCGTTTGAGCACATTGGCGCCAACCGCGTCTGGGGCACGATTGACGTGCTCAACGAGGCAAGCTGGCGCGCAGCCGAGCGCGCCGGATTCACGCGCGAGGCGCATCTGCGTGGCGAATGCCGCGATCATCATGGCGTGGTGCGCGACACCTTTGTCTACGCGATGCTGGCCAGGGAGTGGGTCACAGGGTGA
- the prfB gene encoding peptide chain release factor 2 (programmed frameshift): MTVEDLISQLKPAIASARGKVDELRGYFEYDKKSQRLLELNAELEDPKVWDDANRARELGREKRLIDGVIENISRLTTESQGAAELLELAEMEGDEATLLSLKADVDKITAILADLEFKRMFSGEQDESNCFLDINAGSGGTEAQDWAQMLFRMYCRYGERKGFKVEVQDESEGDVAGLKSASIKISGDYAYGYLRTETGIHRLVRKSPFDSNARRHTSFASVFVYPEVDDSIEIDINPADVRTDTFRASGAGGQHINKTDSAVRLTHIPTGIVVQCQDGRSQHTNRDVAWKRLRSRLYEHELRKRMEAQQKLEDTKSDIGWGHQIRSYVLDQSRIKDLRTGYEVGNTGAVLDGDLDGFIEASLKAGADLAAGGKGEE, encoded by the exons ATGACCGTCGAAGATCTCATCAGCCAACTCAAACCCGCCATCGCTTCTGCGCGCGGCAAGGTAGACGAACTTCGG GGTTACTTTGAGTACGACAAAAAGTCGCAACGCCTGCTTGAACTGAACGCGGAGCTCGAAGATCCGAAGGTCTGGGACGATGCCAATCGTGCCCGAGAGCTGGGCCGCGAAAAACGCCTGATCGATGGCGTGATCGAGAACATCAGCAGACTTACGACCGAGTCCCAGGGGGCTGCCGAGTTGCTCGAACTTGCCGAGATGGAGGGTGATGAAGCAACGCTGCTGAGCCTGAAGGCAGACGTTGACAAGATCACGGCCATCCTCGCTGATCTTGAGTTCAAGCGTATGTTCTCCGGTGAGCAGGACGAGTCAAACTGCTTCCTCGACATCAACGCTGGCTCCGGCGGCACCGAGGCGCAGGACTGGGCACAGATGCTGTTCCGCATGTATTGCCGGTACGGTGAGCGCAAGGGCTTCAAAGTAGAGGTGCAGGACGAGTCGGAGGGCGACGTCGCCGGTCTCAAAAGCGCCTCGATCAAGATTTCCGGCGACTATGCCTACGGCTATCTGCGCACCGAGACGGGTATCCATCGTCTTGTTCGCAAGAGTCCGTTCGACAGCAACGCGCGCCGGCATACATCATTTGCATCGGTATTCGTCTACCCCGAAGTTGACGATTCCATCGAGATCGACATCAATCCCGCCGACGTGCGCACCGATACCTTCCGTGCCAGCGGAGCTGGTGGCCAGCACATCAACAAGACCGACTCTGCCGTCCGCCTGACGCACATCCCGACGGGCATCGTCGTGCAATGCCAGGACGGCCGCAGCCAGCACACCAACCGCGATGTGGCATGGAAGCGCCTGCGCTCGCGCCTCTACGAGCACGAACTGCGCAAACGCATGGAGGCGCAGCAGAAACTGGAAGACACCAAGAGCGACATCGGCTGGGGGCACCAGATCCGCAGCTACGTGCTTGACCAGTCGCGTATCAAGGATTTGCGTACCGGCTACGAAGTCGGCAATACCGGGGCCGTCCTTGACGGCGATCTCGACGGCTTCATCGAAGCATCGCTGAAGGCTGGTGCCGACCTCGCCGCTGGCGGCAAGGGAGAGGAATAG